The proteins below come from a single Oxyura jamaicensis isolate SHBP4307 breed ruddy duck chromosome 1, BPBGC_Ojam_1.0, whole genome shotgun sequence genomic window:
- the SLC13A4 gene encoding solute carrier family 13 member 4 isoform X3 — translation MAMVKKILRSRNLLLVVFIPLLLLPLPLLYPSSVAAEYFKNTTLLLMGVICVAASVEKWNLHKRIALRMVMMAGAKPGMLLLCFMCCTTVLSMWLSNTSTTAMVMPIVEAVLQELVNAEEERDGISTAGSTVIEESEPIGLSEKHDQPSLELIFINEDATTTDFSSLSHSKSMNNVHMTASPNGTVNSKSKGQHLPQAQILVLPPKPSEPDLSTKYRYQSRHDHMVCKCLSLSISYAATIGGLTTIIGTSTSLIFLEHFNNHYPNAEVVNFGTWLLFSFPVSLIMLVLTWFWMHWLFLGCNFKETCSVSKKKKTKREEMSERRIQEEYKKLGSVSYPEMVTGFLFILMTLLWFTREPGFVPGWSSFFEKKGYRTDATVSVFLGFLLFLIPAKKPCFGKREKGDGERSTDINTLDPIITWKDFQKTMPWEIVVLVGGGYALAAGCKTSGLSTWIGRQMLSLSSLPYWAVTLLACILVSLVTEFVSNPATITIFLPILCSMSETLLINPLYTLIPVTMCISFAVMLPVGNPPNAIVFSYGHCQIKDMVKAGLGVNLIGLAVVMVAINTWGIRLFQLNTFPEWAAVSNTTSQI, via the exons GTGGCTGCAGAATATTTCAAGAACACAACTTTGCTCCTCATGGGTGTGATTTGTGTGGCAGCTTCTGTAGAAAAATGGAATCTCCACAAGCGAATTGCCCTGAGAATGGTCATGATGGCTGGAGCAAAGCCAGGCAT GTTGCTTCTCTGCTTTATGTGCTGCACCACGGTGCTCTCCATGTGGCTTTCCAACACATCCACCACAGCCATGGTAATGCCAATTGTGGAAGCAGTGCTCCAGGAGCTAGTGAATGCTGAGGAGGAGCGTGATGGCATCAGTACTGCAGGCAGCACCGTTATTGAAGAAAGCGAGCCAATAG GTCTCAGTGAAAAGCATGACCAACCTTCACTGGAGCTTATCTTCATCAATGAGGA tgCTACTACTACTGACTTCAGCTCCTTGAGTCATTCAAAG AGTATGAATAATGTGCACATGACAGCCAGTCCTAATGGAACGGTAAATTCCAAGAGCAAAGGGCAGCACCTACCTCAG GCTCAGATACTGGTCCTGCCTCCTAAGCCCTCAGAACCGGACCTGAGCACTAAATACCGGTATCAGTCCAGACATGACCACATGGTCTGTAAATGCCTCTCACTAAGCATCTCCTATGCAGCAACCATTGGAGGACTGACAACCATCATAGGGACTTCTACTAGCCTCATATTCTTAGAGCATTTCAACAA ccACTACCCAAATGCTGAAGTGGTGAATTTTGGAACCTGGCTTTTGTTTAGTTTCCCAGTCTCCCTCATCATGTTGGTCCTTACTTGGTTCTGGATGCATTGGCTGTTCTTGGGTTGCAA TTTTAAGGAGACCTGTTCCGTgagcaagaagaagaagacCAAACGGGAAGAAATGTCAGAGAGAAGAATTCAGGAAGAATATAAGAAATTGGGAAGTGTTAG cTATCCTGAGATGGTGACTGGGTTTTTATTCATTCTAATGACATTGCTTTGGTTTACTCGTGAGCCTGGCTTTGTACCAGGGTGGTcatctttctttgaaaa GAAAGGCTACCGGACTGATGCCactgtctctgtttttcttggtttcctccttttcctcattCCAGCAAAAAAGCCATGttttgggaaaagagaaaaag GAGATGGTGAAAGGTCAACAGACATTAACACACTGGATCCCATCATTACCTGGAAGGACTTCCAGAAGACCATGCCCTGGGAAATTGTAGTGTTGGTTGGAGGTGGTTATGCCTTAGCAGCTGGATGCAAG ACCTCTGGCCTCTCTACTTGGATTGGACGCCAAATgctgtccctgagcagcctTCCCTATTGGGCTGTAACTCTGCTGGCCTGCATTTTGGTGTCCCTTGTTACAGAGTTTGTTAGTAACCCAGCAACTATAACCATATTTCTGCCTATTTTATGCAGCATG TCAGAAACCCTGCTTATCAACCCGTTATACACCCTGATTCCTGTCACCATGTGTATCTCCTTTGCGGTGATGTTACCGGTGGGTAATCCTCCAAATGCCATCGTCTTCAGTTATGGGCACTGCCAGATTAAAGATATG gTTAAAGCTGGCCTGGGTGTAAATCTGATTGGTCTCGCTGTTGTCATGGTGGCAATCAACACATGGGGAATTAGACTCTTCCAGCTGAATACTTTTCCAGAATGGGCAGCAGTAAGCAACACCACTAGCCAAatctag